The DNA window TGGTTTGTTTACAGCACAGACGCTTGTAAAGCCCGCAGACTTTAAGATATCATCGCTAGGTACTTTTCTGAAAAGTAAAGGTTATGAAGTATTGGAGCAGGATGAGACTTACATTAAGATAGCAAATAAAGATAAGGCCACTCTTTTTTTGGATGTCGATGCAGGAAAAAAATTTATTAATCTAAACGTAAATATCCTGATAACGAAAGGAGTAGCTAAAGATAAAATTAACGCTCTTATCAATGAGATCAATCAGCTAGCTATGATAAAAGCAGAGTATATAGAAAGTCAAAACTCTATCAATTTTAAGTATTATTTCTGGATTACGAACGGATTTACTAATGAAACATTAGAAGATGCAGTATTGGAATTCTTTTTGTATCAGGGAGATGCTTATGGAATAGATAAAGAAAAGATTTTCGATTATCAATAACTAAATAGAAAATGAAATTATTAGAAACATATCAGACTTTTTACTTCGTTGGAATCGGAGGCATCGGCATGAGTGCCCTGGCGCGTTATTTTAATGCTTCAGGCAAAAAAGTTTTAGGTTATGATAAAACCAACACCAAACTTACTCAGCAGTTGATGAATGAGGGAATTGATATTGTTTTTGAAGATATAACCGATGAAAAAGTAACATCCCTTCAACAGGAAAGTACTTTGGTTATTTATACTCCGGCTATCAAAACATTAGGAATATTAGATTATTTTAATCAAAATGATTTTGAAATTCTAAAGCGCGCAAAGGTTCTGGGCTTAATTACGGAAAATACAAACTGTATAGCCGTTGCAGGAACTCATGGTAAAACAACAACTTCTACATTGGTATCTCATCTATGTAAAGAAGCCGATCTGCCATTTTCATGCTTTTTGGGAGGTATTTCAGAGAATTTCAAATCTAATTTTTTATATAACGGTTCTGAATATTCAGTAGTAGAAGCTGATGAATATGACAGAAGTTTTCTTAACCTTTCCCCCGATTGGGCAGTAATAACCTCTACGGATGCTGATCACCTGGATATTTATGGCGATAAAAGCCATATTGAAGAGGGCTTTAGACAGTTTGCAGCACTAGTTCGTGAAGATAAGAAGTTATTCGTAAGAAAAGGAATTGACATCGGAAGAGATCATCAAACTTACGCTGTCAATGAAAAAGCAGATTATTATTCCGACAATCTTCGTATGGATCATGATAAAATCTATTTTGATTTTCATACTCCTACGGAAATGATAAAAGATTTTGTCTGGGAAATTCCGGGAATTCATAACGTTGAAAATGCAACTGTAGCACTGGCTATTCTTCACAATTTAGGAGTAGATTTTGAAACTTTAAAAAAGGCTATCGCTAATTTCAAAGGAATTAAAAGGAGATATACCAAACATATATATAAAAACGGTAAGATTTATATTGATGATTATGCACACCATCCAACAGAAATTAATGCGGTAGTGGGTTCTATCAAAACGTTTTACCCTGATAAAAAATTATTAGTTGCATTTCAGCCCCATCTGTTCAGCAGAACAAGAGATTTTGCAGACGGATTTGCTGAAAGTTTAAGCAACGCCGACGAACTGATTCTGTTGGATATCTATCCTGCGAGAGAATTACAGGAAAATTTTAAAGGAATTACTTCCACCTGGCTATTAGAAAAAGTAACATTAGGTAAAAAAGAAGGATCAACATTAGCAGAAGCATTTGAGAAAATAAAAGAAAAGGATTTCGATATTCTTCTTACCGTAGGCGCGGGAAATATAGACACCCTCTATGATCCGATATGCCAATGGATGGGAAATAATGAATAAAAGGAAATAATAATGAAATTATAGCGGCTTCTGACATCTGATGTCTGAAATCTCGCATTAAAAAAAGGAATGAAAAATAAATACAGAATATTAAAAATTGCTATCACGGTAATCCTTCTTGGGTTCCTGCTGAGTTTCTCTTTAAAGAAATTCGGCGGTCAGAAGATTACGGATAATAAGATTTCTGTAAAAATGAGTGAAAAAACTCCGGTTTATTTCATTGATGAAAAGGATATAAGAGCAATTGTAAATAAGGAAAACCCTTCAGGAAAAGTTGGTGATCTAAATATTCCCGCTTTGGAAAAAAAGATCAATGCCCTTCCTGCCGTGGACAGCGCCAATGTCTATTTAAATTTAAATGGAAAACTCAATTTGGATATTAAACAAAGGGTTCCTGTTTTCAGGTTAAATAAAGATGGTCGTGATTTTTATGTAGATGAAAAAGGAATTGAATTTCCGATTTCAAAAACGTATTCTCATCCTTGCATGCTTGTCACTGGAAATGTAAAACCAGATGAGTATGAAAAACTGGCAGAACTTGTTGGAAAAATTGATAAAGATGATTTCAGTAAAAAATATTTTATTGGTATTTCAAAAAACAAAGATGATTATAACCTCCTGACAAGTGAGGGAAATTATAAGGTAGAAATTGGAGATTTAGATAATATCGAATTTAAAGTAAAAGGTTTTAAAGCATTTGTTGAGAAATATCTTGTTTATCAGGATCCTCAGAAATACAATATGATCTCAGTAAAATATCAGAATCAAATTGTAACGACATTAAATCCTTATTTTAAAGAAAATGACAGTATTTTAAATGCCGGACGTATGGAGCTGGCAAAAGTTCCTGTCATGGCAGTAGCCAGAAAAGTAGAAGCCAAAACAAAAACGGCAACTGTAAAAAAACAAAGCACAACTTCCAAACCGAAGGAAAGCATAAAGCCAAAAACTACAGCTAAACCGAAGGAAACAAAAAAGACACCTGAGAAGAAAGCAGTAACAAAGCCTAAAGGAAAAGTTAAAATAGAATAAAAAATCAAATCGATATAAACAAATGGAAAATCAAGAGTATTCAGTAGGTCTGGACATCGGGACAACAAAGATAGTCGCGATTGTCGGAAGGAGGAATGCACACGGGAAAATAGAAGTTCTCGGTGTAGGAAAGGCCAAAAGTCTTGGAGTTCATAAAGGTATTGTGAATAATATCTCACAAACCATTAATTCAATCAAGGCGGCTGTTTCTGAAGCACAATCCAGTGCAGGAGTTCCTATCCGCAAGGTCACGGTTGGTATTGCAGGAAAACATATCCGTTCGCTGCAACACTCCGATTATATTATGCGTGAGCATCCAGACAAGTTTATTACAGATGACGACATCGAAGCCTTAAAGGATCAGGTAAAAAAACTGGTCATGCTTCCTGGTGAAGAAATTATCCATGTCCTTCCTCAAGAATATAAGGTGGATTCCGAGGGTGAAATACAAGAACCTGTCGGCATGCACGGAAAACGTTTAGAGGCTAATTTCCATGTTGTTGTAGGACAAATGGGAAGTATCAGAAACATCGCAAGATGTGTAAGAGAGGCTGGCCTGGAAATGGAAGCCCTTACTTTAGAGCCTTTAGCATCTTCTGAAGCTGTTCTTACAAAAGAAGAAAAAGAAGCAGGTGTCGCTATTGTAGATATTGGTGGTGGTACTACGGACATTGCCATTTTTAAAGATAATATCATCCGTCATACATGTGTAATCCCATACGGTGGTGGAATTATTACTGAAGATATCAAAGAGGGCTGTTCCATTATTGAAAAACATGCCGAACAATTGAAAGTGAAATTTGGATCTGCAGTTCCGGAACTGGAAAAAGACAGTACTTTCGTCACTATTCCAGGGCTTCATGGCAGACCAGATAAAGAGATATCGCTTAAAACTTTAGCACAAATTATCAATGCAAGAGTAGAGGAAATTCTTGAAATGGTAAATACAGAGCTAAAAGCGTATGGCGCCTTTGAACAGAAGAAAAAACTGATTGCAGGTATTGTTCTGACGGGAGGTGGTTCTAACCTGAAGCATTTGCGTCAACTTGCCAACTATACCACTGGGTTTGACAGTAGAATCGGTTTTGCAAACGAATATATTGCAAATGATAAGAACCAATATCTAAAAGGTCCTGAATTTGCAACATCTATTGGATTGCTGATGGAAAGCTTAAAAATCAGAGATAAAAAGCAAGTTAATATAGAAGAAGAGGAAATTGTTCAGGAAAAACAACAGCCAGAAACTACAACCAATTCAACTGAAGTGAATACTGTTACCCAACAGGTTTCTTCGGTTCAGGAGCAGGAAGTTGTAAGAGAACAGCAAGAACAAAAAAAAGCGGCAAGATTAACTTTCGGACAGTCGCTAATGGAAAAAGTAAAAAAATTCTTTGAAGAAGTAGAATAAAGTATAAAATGATGAATGATAAGCGATACACGATTATTCCTTATCACTTATCATGAGTCAATTTTAAAAAATATAATTATGGAAAATATAGGTACACAAGGGTTTTCATTTGATTTGCCAAAAGGAAATTCATCAATCATCAAAGTAATTGGTGTTGGTGGCGGTGGAAACAACGCCCTTAAACACATGTACGAGAAAGGGATTCACGGTGTTGATTTCGTGATCTGTAATACGGATGCTCAAACTTTAGATAATAACCCCGTCTCCAATAAAGTTCAGTTAGGTACTACTATTACTGAAGGACTTGGAGCAGGTGCTGATCCTGAAGTTGGAGAAAAATCAGCCATCGAAAGTATTGAAGAAATCAAGGCTGCGATGGGACAAAACACGAAGATGGTTTTCATTACTGCCGGAATGGGTGGTGGTACCGGAACGGGTGCCGCTCCCGTTATTGCTAAAGTGGCTAAAGATATGGGAATTTTAACAGTAGGTATTGTTACTGTTCCATTTAGCTTCGAAGGAAAAAGAAGACTTGAGCAGGCCGAAAATGGTCTTGAAAAATTAAGAAATAATGTTGACTCATTAATTGTCATCAATAACGATAAACTAAGACAGCAATTTGGTAACCTTGGATTTAAACAAGGATTTTCAAAAGCCGATGAAGTTTTGACCAATGCCGCGAAAGGTATGGCAGAAGTTATTACAGGTTACTTCGATGTAAACATTGACTTTAGAGATGCTAAATCTGTTCTTCAGAATTCTGGAACAGCGCTAATGTCTACAGGAACAGCTTCTGGAGACAATAAAGCAGACGAAGCAGTAAGAAAAGCCCTTGATTCCCCATTGTTGAATGACAATAAAATTACAGGTGCTAAAAATGTATTGTTGTTGATCAGAAGTGGTGCTGAAGAAGTTACTATGGATGAGATCGGTATCATCATGGATCATATCCAGAAAGAAGCAGGACATACTGCTGATATCATTTTTGGAGTTGGAGCAGATGAAGAACTGGGTGATGCAGTAAGTGTTCTTGTTATTGCTACCGGTTTTTCAAATGACGATAAAAAATTTGCAGGTCCTACTGAAAAAATCAGAATTGGTTTAAATGATAAATTAGATTCTTTCAAAACATCTCCTTTTAAAACAAGAGAAGAAAGAGAAATAGCTCCTGAACAAGGATATACTTTTGGGGGAAAGAATCTTTTCAGACTAGATGATGAAGACCAGGATAATCCTCAGTTTAAAACATCTACTGAAAAAAAAATGATTATTGAGGATGAAGACGTCAAAACAGAAATAAAATTCTCTGAGAGAGAGGAAGATACGTTAGACAGCCCTATCCAAGACTGGAGAAATGAAGCTGAAGAGGCACAGGATGCATATAGTTTATTTTCTTTCGATGAAGAGCACGATCCAAATGATTTGGAGATCCAATCTTTCTCTTTTGAAACAGAGGAAAAAAAGGAAACGCCTAGTACAAGTTCTTCTGTTCAGTCTTTTTCAGAGGAAAAATCGGTTGAATTTAGCTTCTTCGTAAACGAACCTGTCAATGAACCAAAAGCAGATTATGGGCAGCCAAAAGCAGAGTTTAATAACACAACAAATGCTGTTAGCCAAATAACTGAAGAGCCTGTTCAAAAAGTTGAAAGTTTCTTCCAGCCTGTAAAAGAAGTTCCTGCAGTTGAAGAAAAACCAGCTGTAGAAAATAAAACAGAAAGTGAAGCTCCTAAACCATCAGAAAGCGAATTCACGTTTGTGAATAAAACAATCGATCAGGAAAGAGTAGTTGAAAGAAGAAATAAATTAAAAGAATTCAATTCCCGTTATCAAAGTTTCGATAATGTGAATGAATTCGAATCTGTTCCTGCTTTCAAAAGAAAGAATATTTCGATTGACGGAACCAACGCTTCAGATCAGAATATAAATACATATTTATCGGATAACAATGGTTCTATGCAAATCAGAGAAAACAGATTTTTAAATAAAGATGTAGACTAGTTTAAATGTATTAATGTATTGATGTAAAATGTATTAACGATTTTTACATATTTTAATCTTTACTACATTAATACATTTTACGTTAATACAAATTAAAATTATGAGTTTAGAAAATATAATAAGCGAAGCCATAAAAACGGCAATGAGAGAGAAAGACAGAGTCGCTCTGGATTCTCTTCGTGCTGTAAAATCTCAAATCCAGCTTTTAAAAACCGAAGCTAGAGGAGCAGAAGTTTCAGCAGAACAGGAAATTGCCATTTTGCAAAGAATGATCAAACAGCGTAAGGACTCTTATGAACAGTTTTCAGCTCAGGGAAGAACAGATTTAGCTGAAGTAGAAGATGCTCAGATGAAAGTAATTGAGAAGTTCTTACCTCAACAGCTTACTGCAGAAGAACTGGAAGCGGAAATTAAAAATATCATTTCAGAAACCAGAGCTGAATCTATGAAAGATCTAGGAAAGGTAATGGGAATTGCTTCAAAAACATTAGCCGGAAAATCGGATGGAAAAAGTATTTCCGAGATGGCTAAAAAGTTACTTTCATAACAAAATTAATTCGTGTTCCGGGATATGAGCTATATGTTTAGACCCAAAATGTGGATCCCGAATCCTAAGTAAGGATATTCAACCTTTGCATATCGATTTGATTAATGAAGCCCGAAATTAATTTCGGGCTTCATTTATTGCATAAGATGCTTAAGAATCGTCTGTAAATAACAGACTTAACTGAATGCATCTTTTATGTCGAGGGAATGACGTAAAAAATGCTTTTTCATGGTTGGTTGTTTTTAGAATCATTTCAAAATTAATAAATATATTCTATTATACATAGCTTTTGTTTATATTTTTTCTAATATTATTAAAACATTAATATTGTGTAACTTTTTTGTATCATCCACTTTCCCTAATACATCAATAGTTTTTATGAATTGTTGAAACATAAATAATTTTTTACCTTTGTAAAGATTAAAAAAAACAAAAAATGTATCCAACAGACTTAGTAATGCCTATGAAGGCTGAACTTACAGATAAAGGTTTCGAAGACTTGACGACAACATCTCAGGTAGAAGAAGCATTAAAACAATCAGGAACAACATTATTAGTAATCAATTCGGTATGTGGGTGTGCTGCAGGTGCTGCAAGACCAGGAGTTGTTTATTCTTTGACAGGAGATAAGAAACCTGATCATTTAACAACAGTTTTTGCTGGTTTTGATACTGAAGCAGTTTCAGAAGCTAGAAAACATTTAGCTCCATTCCCCCCTAGCTCACCATGTGTAGCTCTTTTTAAAGATGGAGAATTGGTTCATATGCTAGAAAGACATCATATTGAAGGGAATCCTGCAGGAGCAATCGCTGCAAACCTTCAGGCAGCTTATGATGAATATTGCTAGAAAACAATATTTTCAGATAATCAACCGTTACAATATTGTAACGGTTTTTTTATTTTAAGCCATAAAAAATTCTTTAAAAATCCAAATATCATTATATTTGTTGAAATGGCAACGAAAGCACTCTTCAATACTGTAGTGAATTGGTTTATCCGTCAAAGGATAGATCAGATACAGAATTTTATGAATCATCCTATTGAGACACAAAAGGGTATCTTGTTTTCCCAGCTGTTTCATGCCGAAGATACAGAGTATGGTAAAAAGTATGGTTTCAATTCAATTTCCAGTTACCAGGACTTTAAAAATAAGGTTCCCGTTGTTACCTATGAAGATTTTGAACCTTATATTGAGCGAGCAAGACAAGGTTATAAAGATGTAAGCTGGCCTGGTTATATTAAGCATTTCGCTAAATCCTCAGGAACAACGAATGCTAAAAGCAAGTTCATCCCTATCTCTGCCGAAAGTCTGGAATATTGCCACATGAAAGCAGGAAAAGATATGGTATCGATTTACGCCAACAATCATCCTGAAAATCAATTGTTTACCAACAAGAATCTACGTTTAGGAGGCAGTTCTGAACTCTATGCGGATTTCAATACTAAATTTGGGGACCTTTCTGCAATTCTTATAGATAATCTTCCTTTTTGGGTAGAGATCACGACAACGCCAAGTAAAAAGGTTTCCCTTATGTCCGAATGGGAAAGTAAACTGAAAGCCATTATCTCTGAAGTTAAGAATGAAGATGTGGGTAGTTTATTAGGTGTACCCAGCTGGATGATGGTTTTATTGCAAAGGGTACTAAAAGAAACAGATGTCCAGAATATTTCCGAACTATGGCCTAATTTAGAGGTCTTTTTTCACGGCGGAATCAGTTTTAAGCCCTACAGGGATCAATACAGTCAGATCATCGGAAAAAACATTAATTACTACGAAATTTACAATGCTTCTGAAGGCTTCTTCGGTATCCAGGACAGACCAAATAGTGATGAGATGCTCCTGATGTTGGATTATGGTATTTTCTACGAATTCATTCCGATGGATCAGTTTCACCTTGAAGACCCCTTGGTAATAAACCTTGAAGATGTTGAAGTCGGAAAAAATTATGCTATGGTCATTACCACCAATGGTGGATTATGGAGATATCTGATTGGGGATACTGTTGTATTTACTTCCGTTAATCCATTTAGGATAAAAGTCTCAGGAAGGACAAAACATTATATCAATGCATTTGGAGAAGAGTTAATGATCAATAATGTTGAGCTGGCTCTTACAAAAGCATGTGAGGAAACAGGAGCTGCGATAACAGACTTCACAGGGGCTCCGGTTTTCATGAAAGAAAATGAAAGTGGTGCTCATGAGTGGATATTTGAGTTTAGCAAAAATCCGGATGATCTTGATTGCTTTATCAATGCTTTCGATGATAGCTTAAAGGCTGTAAATTCAGATTATGAAGCTAAAAGATACAATAATATCACACTGAAAAAACCTATCGTTCATATTGCCAGGCCTAATTTATTTTACTGCTGGCTGGAATCTAAAGGAAAGCTAGGTGGGCAGAATAAAGTTCCCAGACTAAGCAATGATAGGGAATACATAGATCCGCTATTAGAACTTAACAAATAAAAAAACCGCAGCTTTTACTACGGTTTTTACTTTTATTTTTTCAAATCTTCTTTTAACTTTTTAGCTCCCTCTTCAACTTTTCCGGCTCCTTTTGCGGCAGCGTCTTTTACATCTTTTCCGATCTCTTTAGCTCCTGCCTTAATATCTTTTCCAGCTTCGTTAAGTTCCGTTTTTGTTTTATGGGCTGCATTATCTATTTTGTCACCTGCAGCATCTACTTTCGCCTTTACATCTTCTTTTGCCTTATTAACCTTTGAAGTATCCACAATATCTGTAGGAGACTGTGTTACCGTAGTGCTGGTTGTAGTAAC is part of the Chryseobacterium paludis genome and encodes:
- the ftsZ gene encoding cell division protein FtsZ — its product is MENIGTQGFSFDLPKGNSSIIKVIGVGGGGNNALKHMYEKGIHGVDFVICNTDAQTLDNNPVSNKVQLGTTITEGLGAGADPEVGEKSAIESIEEIKAAMGQNTKMVFITAGMGGGTGTGAAPVIAKVAKDMGILTVGIVTVPFSFEGKRRLEQAENGLEKLRNNVDSLIVINNDKLRQQFGNLGFKQGFSKADEVLTNAAKGMAEVITGYFDVNIDFRDAKSVLQNSGTALMSTGTASGDNKADEAVRKALDSPLLNDNKITGAKNVLLLIRSGAEEVTMDEIGIIMDHIQKEAGHTADIIFGVGADEELGDAVSVLVIATGFSNDDKKFAGPTEKIRIGLNDKLDSFKTSPFKTREEREIAPEQGYTFGGKNLFRLDDEDQDNPQFKTSTEKKMIIEDEDVKTEIKFSEREEDTLDSPIQDWRNEAEEAQDAYSLFSFDEEHDPNDLEIQSFSFETEEKKETPSTSSSVQSFSEEKSVEFSFFVNEPVNEPKADYGQPKAEFNNTTNAVSQITEEPVQKVESFFQPVKEVPAVEEKPAVENKTESEAPKPSESEFTFVNKTIDQERVVERRNKLKEFNSRYQSFDNVNEFESVPAFKRKNISIDGTNASDQNINTYLSDNNGSMQIRENRFLNKDVD
- a CDS encoding GH3 auxin-responsive promoter family protein, with amino-acid sequence MATKALFNTVVNWFIRQRIDQIQNFMNHPIETQKGILFSQLFHAEDTEYGKKYGFNSISSYQDFKNKVPVVTYEDFEPYIERARQGYKDVSWPGYIKHFAKSSGTTNAKSKFIPISAESLEYCHMKAGKDMVSIYANNHPENQLFTNKNLRLGGSSELYADFNTKFGDLSAILIDNLPFWVEITTTPSKKVSLMSEWESKLKAIISEVKNEDVGSLLGVPSWMMVLLQRVLKETDVQNISELWPNLEVFFHGGISFKPYRDQYSQIIGKNINYYEIYNASEGFFGIQDRPNSDEMLLMLDYGIFYEFIPMDQFHLEDPLVINLEDVEVGKNYAMVITTNGGLWRYLIGDTVVFTSVNPFRIKVSGRTKHYINAFGEELMINNVELALTKACEETGAAITDFTGAPVFMKENESGAHEWIFEFSKNPDDLDCFINAFDDSLKAVNSDYEAKRYNNITLKKPIVHIARPNLFYCWLESKGKLGGQNKVPRLSNDREYIDPLLELNK
- a CDS encoding cell division protein FtsQ/DivIB — encoded protein: MKNKYRILKIAITVILLGFLLSFSLKKFGGQKITDNKISVKMSEKTPVYFIDEKDIRAIVNKENPSGKVGDLNIPALEKKINALPAVDSANVYLNLNGKLNLDIKQRVPVFRLNKDGRDFYVDEKGIEFPISKTYSHPCMLVTGNVKPDEYEKLAELVGKIDKDDFSKKYFIGISKNKDDYNLLTSEGNYKVEIGDLDNIEFKVKGFKAFVEKYLVYQDPQKYNMISVKYQNQIVTTLNPYFKENDSILNAGRMELAKVPVMAVARKVEAKTKTATVKKQSTTSKPKESIKPKTTAKPKETKKTPEKKAVTKPKGKVKIE
- a CDS encoding BrxA/BrxB family bacilliredoxin, with translation MYPTDLVMPMKAELTDKGFEDLTTTSQVEEALKQSGTTLLVINSVCGCAAGAARPGVVYSLTGDKKPDHLTTVFAGFDTEAVSEARKHLAPFPPSSPCVALFKDGELVHMLERHHIEGNPAGAIAANLQAAYDEYC
- a CDS encoding GatB/YqeY domain-containing protein: MSLENIISEAIKTAMREKDRVALDSLRAVKSQIQLLKTEARGAEVSAEQEIAILQRMIKQRKDSYEQFSAQGRTDLAEVEDAQMKVIEKFLPQQLTAEELEAEIKNIISETRAESMKDLGKVMGIASKTLAGKSDGKSISEMAKKLLS
- the murC gene encoding UDP-N-acetylmuramate--L-alanine ligase, translated to MKLLETYQTFYFVGIGGIGMSALARYFNASGKKVLGYDKTNTKLTQQLMNEGIDIVFEDITDEKVTSLQQESTLVIYTPAIKTLGILDYFNQNDFEILKRAKVLGLITENTNCIAVAGTHGKTTTSTLVSHLCKEADLPFSCFLGGISENFKSNFLYNGSEYSVVEADEYDRSFLNLSPDWAVITSTDADHLDIYGDKSHIEEGFRQFAALVREDKKLFVRKGIDIGRDHQTYAVNEKADYYSDNLRMDHDKIYFDFHTPTEMIKDFVWEIPGIHNVENATVALAILHNLGVDFETLKKAIANFKGIKRRYTKHIYKNGKIYIDDYAHHPTEINAVVGSIKTFYPDKKLLVAFQPHLFSRTRDFADGFAESLSNADELILLDIYPARELQENFKGITSTWLLEKVTLGKKEGSTLAEAFEKIKEKDFDILLTVGAGNIDTLYDPICQWMGNNE
- the ftsA gene encoding cell division protein FtsA; protein product: MENQEYSVGLDIGTTKIVAIVGRRNAHGKIEVLGVGKAKSLGVHKGIVNNISQTINSIKAAVSEAQSSAGVPIRKVTVGIAGKHIRSLQHSDYIMREHPDKFITDDDIEALKDQVKKLVMLPGEEIIHVLPQEYKVDSEGEIQEPVGMHGKRLEANFHVVVGQMGSIRNIARCVREAGLEMEALTLEPLASSEAVLTKEEKEAGVAIVDIGGGTTDIAIFKDNIIRHTCVIPYGGGIITEDIKEGCSIIEKHAEQLKVKFGSAVPELEKDSTFVTIPGLHGRPDKEISLKTLAQIINARVEEILEMVNTELKAYGAFEQKKKLIAGIVLTGGGSNLKHLRQLANYTTGFDSRIGFANEYIANDKNQYLKGPEFATSIGLLMESLKIRDKKQVNIEEEEIVQEKQQPETTTNSTEVNTVTQQVSSVQEQEVVREQQEQKKAARLTFGQSLMEKVKKFFEEVE